cgaaagcacgcttactttcaaaagagttaaattttgcattaatactttttattagtgtaggtcggttgggattgtaaatggcccatatcagtccatgttttgatatagctgccatataaaccgatgttagatcttgactttttgagtcactagacggcgcaattcttatccgatttggctgaaattttgcatgaggtgtttttttatgattttcaacaactgcgttacgtgtagttcaaatcgggccataacatgatttagctgtcatataaaccgatctggggtcttgacttcttaagcctctaccgggcgatttggctgaaattttgcatgaggtgatttgttatgacttccataaactatgctaagtatggttcaaatcagtccataaccggatatagctgtcatataaaccgaccttgaatATTGGCTTCTTGActcactagagagcgcaattcctatccgatttggctgacattttgcatgaagtgttttgttatgacttccaaaaattgtgctaaatatggttttaattggtccataacctgatatagctgccatataaaccgatctggcatcttgacttcttgagcctctagaggtcgcaattattatccgatttggctgtcatTTTTTACTCATGAGCTTCAACACACttgccaattatggtctgaatcgatctatagcctggtGCAGCTCCGatacaaactgatctccctgttttaattcttgagcccgcTTTGGGcggaatttttattcgaattggctgaaattttacacagcgacttctactatggtctccaacattcagttaaattatggtccgaatcgtatgataacttgatattatagctccaatatcataaaaattctttccttttatcatatgtttgcctaaaaagagataccggaaaatcaactcgacaattgcgatctatggtggagggtatattagattcgtcccggccgaacttagcacgcttttacttgtccgGTCCCGAGCGAACCGGATAATCGACGTTCAactgtatatctttcatccgatatgacactTTTAAGTTCTAGTGGCCATTGGACGCATAATTGGACCGTGGCTTAGAGGAAaccatgtcctcctatgacaccgaacgtctgggttcaaatcccggcgtgaacataagAAAAGAAGCGGTGGTTTACCCCTTTTTTGCtattaaaatttgtgaggtatcctgttaACATTTCTCTACCTAATTTCTGTCGctaagcggcacgccgtttggactcggcgtaaaaaaggaggcgccttatctttgagcttaaattctaatcgtactgcactcattaatatgagagaaatataccctgttccctaatggaaagttcatgggaaaTTCTATACTTACAGTAGCCatcattttggtccgatctttacaaatttttgcacaagaCGTTCTATTTAATGTATcaatatgtgtgcataattttatcaaaatcagttcagttttagatgtagctcccatatatatttttcatccgatatgacatttTTAGGCTGGACAACATGCTTCGGCCTGATGCTGAGCCTGCGGAGTAGTAGGTTTTACCTATTAAATAAATGTAAGACATAAGTTGTTTTTTTGATACAAGtaacctacagtggcacctatctccttgggaggagagaatgtttcatttatagaaagcgcaaaataactgggtgttttgcttggaagaaatttaaattaaaattaaacataTTGCCTTATGTACCAGCAAGAAAAAGTTGGGGGGCATAAACCTTGTATCGTGCACTGGGTATATGCTGCGgatgtcagacctattatgatatatggtgttgtagtctggtggacggcgtgtCATaattccacctactgttcaatacttagccGCATCGTTCATCACAGCCGCCTATGGACATTGTGACTAGACAAATagctgcgaccactgctatgAGGTTAAGAAAGCATTTTTCTGAGCCACATTTTGATAGGAAATAGTAGAATAGTACTATTCCTGGTAATGGTAGCTTGTTATAGAAGTTTTACAGACTTTTAACGGATGGTCCCAAACTAGACAGCGAAATGGGCTTTGAGGTGGgactaggactggtcatatcgaaaaggttactcgaccacagcagtatgtatcaagcgtAGATCCTTGCAATAAAGTAAGTGGTGCAATCGCTTATAAATAATAGCATAAATATGTTCCTCAGTTAGTCCTCCAAACCATGCAAATGTTCGCCTTAATGTTTTACTTGTACAATTTCGCACCCTCCTTGAAGACACCGCCACTGTTATATTCGCCCACCGGCAGATCATATAAACAGAATGCTTACTTTCTATCATATAAAAAAGGCGAACACCAAATCAATCTTCATACCTGTGTTTGTTTTAAGTAACTCTAATCAAAATGAACATGTGTTTGTTATCAGACCgtttaaaaaagaaaacgatTAACATAAATAtgcatttgaaaatatttgaaacaaagcaaaaagatAATGATGATTGTAACTGGTTTTATATAtgcaaaatagaaaaataaacacaacTCGTGGCCGTATAGAGATGAGAACGGAATGTTGGGATAGGTTAAGGTAACCAAAATAATattaacaagttaaaaggcgttaagttcggccgggccgaactttggatacccaccacctcggctatatatgtaaaccacctttcgtcaaaatccggtgcaaaactcataacttatgtcccatagcagaaatatgggctatgggacatatatggtggaggggcttaaatttactctttgtcccaaatttcggcaacatcggacaataaatgcgctttttatggccccaaaacttaaaaccgagagatcggtctatatggcagctatatccaaatctggacagatcagtgcgataatgcagaagtatgttaaggggcttagcttaactcactgtcccaaatttcggcgacatcggacaataaatgcgtgttttatgggcctaagaccccaaatcggatgatcggtctatatggcagctatatccaaatgtgaaccgatctgagccaaattgacgaaggacgttgtagggtctaacacaactcactgtcccaaattttaggaaaatcggctaataaatgtggcttttatgggcctaagaccctaaatttgaggatcggtctatatggcagctatatccaaatctgaaccgatctgagccatattgacgaaggatgtcgagtggcctaacacaactcactgtcccaaatttcagcaaaatcggataataaatgtggcttttatgggcctaagaccccaaatcggaggatcggtctatatggcagctatatccaaatctagaccgatctgagccaaattgacggaggatatcgaagggcctaacacaactcactgtaccaaatttcagcaaaatcggataataaatgtggcttttatgggcctaagaccctaaatcggccgattggtctatatgggggctatatcaagatatagtccgatatagcccatcttcgaacttaacctgcttatggacaaaaaaagaatctgtgcaaagtttcagctcaatatctcaatttttaaaggctgtagcgtgatttcaacagacagacggacagacggacggacatgtctagatcgtcttagatttttacgctgatcaagaatatatatactttatagggtcggaaatggatatttcgatgtgttgcaaacggaatgacaaaatgaatatacccccatccttcggtggtgggtataaaaagacatttGGAGATTCGCAGCTTttgtgaaaaaataattttcgcaTACTAGCTTAATagtgataaaatttgaaaaaatgctaAATATATGCAATTTAAGATATATGTGGCATCTTTCTCTTAACTTTGAAATAACCGCTAAAATTGACGTCACTAACAACCGTTAGccgattaatttttatatatatggcaAGCTAGATGTAAATagaaaaatactaaaaagtaaaagagtgctaagttcggccgggccgaatcttatataccctccaccatggatcaaatttgtcgaatTGTTTTCGCGCTATCTCAGGCTATACCCCCGATGCTGTTtcatgctatagaccgattcagaccatatttgacacgtacgttgaaggtcatgggagaaaccgttgtacaaaatttcagccaaaccggatagtaattacgccttctagaggctcaagaagtcatgccctctagaggctcaagaagtaaaatagggagatcggtttatatgggagctgtatcaggctatagaccgattcggaccacatttgacacgtacgttggaggttacgggagaagcctttgtacaaaatttcagcaaaaccggatagtAATTTTtcttctagaggctctagaagtcaagatcccagatcggtttatatgacagctataacaggttatgaaccgttttgcaccatacttagtacagtttttggaagtcttaacaaaacattcatgccaaatcggatgggaattacgccctctagaggctcaagaagtaaaatagggagatcggtttatatgggagctgtatcaggctatagaccgattcggaccacatttgacacgtacgttggaggttacgggagaagccgttgttcaaaatttcaaccaaattggatagtaattaagccttctacaggctcaagaagtcaagatcccagatcggtttatatgacagttatatcatcttatgaaccgattttaaccatacttagcacagttgttgaaagtcataacaaaacacgtcatgcaaaatttcagccgaatcggatagtaattgcgccctttagaacctcaagaaatcaagaacccagatcggttaatatgacagccatatcaggataTGTACGGATTTCCACCatacacatttgttggaagtcataccaaaacacgtcatgctatcaagataagaattgcgccctctagatgctgaagaagtcaagatccaaaataggtttatatggcagctatatggcccatttacaatccaaaccgacctacactattaagaagtattgtattttgcaaaatttcaagcggctagctttactccttcgaaagttagcatgctttcgacagacggacggacgtggctagatcgacttaaaatgtcatgtcaatcaagaatatatttactttatggggtcttggacaaatatttcgaggagttacaaacagaatgacgaaactagtatacccccatactatggtggaggttataataataaaaagtaaaagcatgctgagttgggccggaccgaatcttgggaagccaccaccatggattctgctcagaaaaatttgaaaatcataacagaacatgacattcaagatttcagccaaatccgacatcaattgcggcatgtaagggagattagtttatatgggagctatattaggttacagactgatttggacggtacttgacacagttgttaaaagtcatatcaaaacactacatgaaaaatttcagccaaatcggacaataattgcggcatgtaagggAGCAAAgttaaattaggagatcggtttatatgggagcaatatctaaatctgatccgatgtagcacatttgcaatccccaattacctacatcaatactgagtacctgtgcaaaatttcaagcgtctagctcaacgcgttcgaccgctatcgtgatttcgacagacggatggacggacatggctagatcgactcagaatcaatcgagacgatcaagaatatatatactttatgaggtctcagacgaatatttcgaagtgttacaaagggaatgactagattagtatacccctatcctatggtggtgggtataaaaataaacaagtcaggcctatattgaaaaaatttttattataacatTCGATTTCGatattattaaaatatattattttcaaGATTATATAATAAGATATACTCGAATTTTCCAGGAAAATGTgtagttttctttaaaaaaaaatagagacaaaggagaccctttattggcaatCACTTTCCGGTTTAAAGTGTTCATCTACTTTTGGCTATTAGCTACAATTTGTCAAATTTAAACGGTTGTGCATAGTTAATCCACAAATGAAAAAATGACTTTCTTGCATAGAATTATTGGCTGGTTTGACAGTGTAATTAACCAAAAAGGCCTAGTGCCAGCAAAATATTGAATACCAACAAAAAGTATGCATAATCTAAGAGAAAATTAAGGGCCTCCTCTTCCAGAGAGGTTTTTCAGCAATGGACAAACTTGAATCTCTAAAcgaaatgaagaaaattttggtATAAAGGCTGCTGCGCTCTTCGTTGAAAATCATAATCAAATCAACACTTCATCAATACGGATTAATCTGCTAACACACACATGAAAATGCGTACTTTTGTGGTAGGTGCTTTCCAAGAGTTGGCTACATATTATTGGAAGAATTGCCGAGGAACGATTGTGGAATAATGGATTTTACCCTTTTCGTAATTTTTAGGTTTTATGTTTGGTCGCGGCTGCTGCTGCCCAGTAcgaatatggagctcaaactgGAGGCAATATTGTTGGTGTTGGAGCTGATGATTTTGCTGCTGCAATTGGAGGTGGTGGTGGCGCTATTGGTAGCGGTGCCCTTGGTGGCGGTGTCGGTGCTGGtgctgttggtggtggtggtattgGAGCTCCAGCTCAAAACGATTATTCTGAGTCTACTCTTGGCGGCGGCGATTTTGAAAAggaattttttacttttaccGCTCCTGAGGCTGAGTTTGACGACAACAATGCCGCAGAGAAAATCGCCGGCTCCTTGAAGAAGAACTTACGTGTTGTCTTCATCAAGGGCCCAGAAAATGCTGGTCTCGAAAATGCCGCTCTCCAATTGGCCAAATCGGCTGCCCAAGATCGAACTGCCATCTATGTCCTCAACAAACAGGCTGATATCGGTGATCTGGCCAACAAGTTGAACAACTTGAACAAGAATGCCAACAGCAAACCTGAAGTGCACTTTGTCAAGTATCGCACAGATTCCGATGCTGAGAATGCCCAACGCACCATTCAAGCTCAGTATGATAGCTTGCCTGGCGCCAGCTCCAGCACAAATGGTGGTGCTGCTCCTGTTTTGGACTTTTCCTCCAAGTCTTCTGTTCTCGGATCTGGTTCGTCGAATACAGCAGCCGCACCCTCCGGCTCATTCATTGCACCACAATCGTCGTATTTGCCACCTGGCAGACGTTTCTAGGAGTTATTGTTATTAAAAAGTTTTGATTTGTTATCTAGTTGTAAGTAGCATAAGACACACATATCTCatctttattttcatttttatttaagaaaaaaccaaaaccatAATACATAACGATGTACGAAATTTAAACTTGTTTTGTAGTTTTGTTCGAAAAATGGTTTTTGTCATCAATCTACGGTAAATATAGGTAAAACGCCTTCTCAACATCCTCAGAGTTCGACAGTTACAGCACAGGCCGATCACACATCATAGAGTATATGAACACGTTTATCAGGAAACGCTTCGCTTTCTTGTGATAACTGTGATTGCTCGGACGTCCACTATGGAGGATAACTCCCTTTTGAACGTGTCTGCACTTTCAACTGCATGGAATACCTTAAAAGCTGGATACAATAATCTCACAAGGGTATATACAGCATTCTCTACATCCCCAGTGGTGTTTCCTAGGTCTAGAATGTAGGAATTTTGTCTCTCAAGaaatctattcaattttgtcATTTGAGGAACATTTCACTAGAATTAACCCCGTATCGGATTCCCACTATCGACAGCAACTTGGCGTTCATCTGATAGTAgtgcgaaaccaattttctcCCAATGTCTCTGGAGTTATGCGAGCTTCGAAGTACGAATGTTTGGTTAGTTCCTCTTTTGCATATTTTAAGGTTATTATTGTAGTATTTAAGTCGTAAGCTTTCGAGCTGCCCCACAAAGTTTTTCTCGCATTTGCGTCACAACAATGATGGTAATCTCTTACGGATGAACGGCTCTCATTGAGATCCTAACCTCTCTAGGTGAAGTGTGAATGAGCCACATAGTAAGAGGCGTTAATGAGTTACATATCATTGCCATTTCCACTTGGTAAATTATGGGTGCAAAAAAAGTTAATGTTGTTTTTAAGATTTAGCTTACGGTTATCGTCGACTTGATTGTCCTATTATCGCCATTGTCAAGATTCTCCCCGACTAGGAGGATCTATTGGTTTTCTGGTGCCAGCCAGAGTGGTTCAGTTTAATGTGCACGGCCTTAAACAACATtaggtttgttttatttgtacaaTAAGCGGATTTTCTCTGGTATGTGGAAAAATGCTAACTAAACGCCGTTGTTCAGTCTATTTGTTGCCACTTATAAATGACATTATTGGATAACGTGTAAAATAGAAATCATATGGTGTCGACATTCAATATGAATGACAATGAATAAAATAGGAAGAGTAAAAcacttttattgaaatattaaacgttctggaatgcaaaatttggtaagaattttattaaaatcacgattatgaactccgagaaacatattttttttgtaaaatgtacTGTATTGTTGATTTTTCGGATTAGTGTTACTGTTGGTTAACGTTATAATACAAATCATTTACCGGGAATTGAGttttatttgtccataagccGACCAATTGTTTCTTCGGGAAAGATGTAAAAGGAACATCCAGCTGCATATAGTCGACCCATGTCTTCCCACCCTACCCATATTGGTTGTTGTTGATAGATAATGTTCCATAACAAATCGGAGTGGGGATAGTGACATCCCCGCTTTCTGTTTGTTTCCTAGGTCAACCATCAGGTTATCTTTAACAACTTGagaatgttttttgtttatcaATTCTTATCGTACTCAGTGTTCCCTATCTGCGGATGTTCTCATTTGGAGGCTGAGGGCGGTTATCATGTTGGAAGAGCTGCACTTTCCTAACTCCTCCACAATGCGCGGTATTTGGgcctcaaaatttcgtttaaataaattttttaaaatttcaatttttgatcaGGAATAACATAGACGAAATGTGATGATGACATCTGAAAAAATAGGAATATTTATCGATCATTTCGATATCCGTGGTTGCctaaaattttacttcttcaaaatatttggaaaaatcaatggttaggttaggttgaaaatagggaactgatatttaatttctttattatAAATCCAtcccattccactatggacatacaccttaacTAGTATTCGAGTTGTTAACTACAAaaactaacctcgaaaaataTTAGGTCTGGAATTCCATGCCACTAACAAAATCCGGAATTGTTTTCTATTCCACGCCCCAGGCATCCCACATACCCTATATAGACAATTGTGGTGAACTTAATATGGAATAATAAAATCCATTTTGTTCATAAGtcaaacatattgggttgcccaaaaagtaattgcggattttttaaaagaaagtaaatgcatttttaataaaactttgaatgaactttaatcaaatatactttttttctaaagcaagttaaaagtaacagctgataactgacagaagaaagaatgcaattacagagtcacaagctgtgaagcgaccagaattggtcaatcgtaaaggtgtcatattccaccaggacaacgctagaccgcacacactttggtcactcgccaaaaactgagttagcttggctgggaacttttgatgcatccaccatatagccctgaccttgcaccatcagactacaatttatttcgatctttgcagaactccttaaatggtaaaactttcggcaatgatgaggctataaaatcgcacttggttcagttttttgcagataaaggccagaagttctatgagcgtggaatactaaatttgccaggaagatggcaaaaggttatcaaacaaaatggcaattatatatttgattaaagttcattctaagttttattaaaaatgcatttactttcttttaaaaaatccaattactttttgggcaaccaatagatatgtccgtctgtctgtctgttgaaatcacgctgcagtccttaaaaatagatatattgagctgaaactttgcacagattctttttttgtccataagcaggttaagttcgaagatcggctatatcggactatgtcttgatatagccccatatagaccgattcgccgatttaggatcttaggcccataaaatacatatttattatccgattttgccgaaatttgggacagtgagttgtgttagacctttcgttatccttcttcaatcggtccagatttaggtatagttgccatatagaccaatctttcgatttaagggcccataaaaggggcatttactgtcccatgtcgccgaaatttgagatagtgagttctgattggcctttcgacatccttcttcaatttgtcccagatcgatctagatttgaatatagctgccatattgaccgatcactcatttaagtttttgggcccataaaaggcgcagatcaaaattatatatacttatagggtctagccatgtccatccgtctgtcgaaatcatgatagcggtcgaacgcgaaaagctagccgcttgaaattttgcacaaatacttactattgatgtaggtcgttgggggttccgaatgggccagatcggtttagatttggatatagctccaatattaaccgatctcctgatttgacaacTTGAGGCCCTGGAACCGATCATTcatgttcggtttctagaagctttaatttttgctggtttgacagaaggtTGGTATGTAGCATAAAATCAttct
This Stomoxys calcitrans chromosome 2, idStoCalc2.1, whole genome shotgun sequence DNA region includes the following protein-coding sequences:
- the LOC106083645 gene encoding uncharacterized protein LOC106083645 is translated as MRTFVVLCLVAAAAAQYEYGAQTGGNIVGVGADDFAAAIGGAQNDYSESTLGGGDFEKEFFTFTAPEAEFDDNNAAEKIAGSLKKNLRVVFIKGPENAGLENAALQLAKSAAQDRTAIYVLNKQADIGDLANKLNNLNKNANSKPEVHFVKYRTDSDAENAQRTIQAQYDSLPGASSSTNGGAAPVLDFSSKSSVLGSGSSNTAAAPSGSFIAPQSSYLPPGRRF